The DNA region GCCGGCATACGTCGGCGAAGAAGAGCGCCGAGAGCGGCGTCGTCTCGGCCGGTTTGAGCACCACGGTGTTGCCGGTCGCCAGCGCCGGGGCGATCTTCCAAGCCAGCATCAGCAGCGGGAAGTTCCACGGGATGACCTGCCCGGCGACGCCCAGCGGCCTCGGGTCGGGGCCCAGCCCGGCGTGCGCGAGCTTGTCCGCCCAGCCCGCGTAGTAGAAGAAGTGCGCGGCGACCAGCGGTAGATCGGCGTCCCGGGTCTCACGGATCGGCTTGCCGTTGTCCAGCGTCTCCAGTACGGCCAGTTCGCGTGAACGCTCCTGGATGATGCGCGCGATACGGAACACGTACTTCGCGCGTTCGCCGCCCGGCAGCGCCGACCAGGCCGGGAACGCCGCACGCGCGGCCCGCACCGCCGCATCGACGTCCTCCTCGTCTGCCTGCGCGACCTCGGAGAGCACCTCTTCGGTGGCGGGCGAGACGGTCTTGAAGACCTTGCCGGCGGCCGCCTCACGGAACCCGCCGTCGATGAACAGCCCGTAGGAAGGGGCGATGTCGACGATCGCGCGTGACTCTGGCGCGGGTGCGTACTCGAAGATCCGCTCTGTGCTCGTCCTCTGTGGCGTCTGTGCCTGTGCCATCTCTGCCTCAGTCCACCGTCACGTAGTCGGGACCGGAATAGCGGCCGGTCTTCAGCTTCTGGCGCTGCATCAGCAGGTCGTTGAGCAGGCTGGAGGCGCCGAAGCGGAACCAGTCCGGGCTCAGCCAGTCGGGCCCGGCCGTCTCGTTGACGACGACCAGATACCGGATGGCGTCCTTGGAGCTGCGGATGCCTCCCGCCGGCTTCACGCCGATCTGTGTGCCCGTGGCCGCGCGGAAGTCGCGTACGGCCTCCAGCATCAGGAGGGTGTTGGGGAGCGTGGCGTTCACGGCGACCTTGCCGGTCGAGGTCTTGATGAAGTCGGCGCCCGCGAGCATCGCCAGCCAGGAGACGCGGCGAATGTTGTCGTACGTCGACAGCTCGCCGTTCTCGAAGATCACCTTCAGATGGGCCGAACCTCCGCCGGGCCGTTTGCAGGCGTCCTTCACGGCCTGGATCTCCTCGAAGACCTTGCCGTAGTCGCCCGCGAGGAACGCGCCGCGGTCGATCACCATGTCGATCTCGTCGGCGCCCGCCGCGACGGCCTCCCTGGTGTCGGCCAGCTTCACGGACAGCGCGGCGCGGCCGGAGGGGAACGCGGTGGCCACGGACGCCACCTTGATGTCCTCGCCGCCGCCCGAGGCGAGGGCCTGCCTGGCGACGGCCGCCATGTCGGAGTAGACGCAGATCGCGGCGACTTGGGGCGTGCTGCGGTCGCTCGGGTCCGGGTTGGCGCCCTTGGCGCACAGGGAACGCACCTTGCCCGGGGTGTCCGCCCCTTCGAGGGTGGTCAGGTCGATCATCGAGATCGCGAGGTCGATGGCGTACGCCTTGGCCGTCGTCTTGATCGACCGTGTGGCGAGGGTCGCGGCGCGGGCTTCGAGGCCGACCGCGTCTACGCCGGGCAGGCCGTGCAGATAGCGGCGCAACGCGGCGTCGGAGGCGGTCACGTCCGCGAGCGCGGAGGCTGAGGCGGAGGACGCCGGGGCTTGGGGCGCCGAGCCTGGGGGCGCCGTGGCTGTGGACGCTGTGGACGCTGAAGACATGGTCACCAGAGGAGCATATCTACACGCGTAGCGCTGTCGGTAGGGGCCAATCGCATACGGGAGGAGGCGAGCGGGGGCGGGATGCGGGCGGCAGAAGGCGGGCGGCAGTCGGGCGGCCCGGGGCAGGCGGGGGCCGTGGCGGTTCGCCGCCGGACGGCGACGAAGGCGGCCAGGGGCGCGCAGATCGATGCCGAGCCGCAATGTCCGCCATACGGACGGTCCGGCAGAATCAGGCCTCATGAGTAGCGAGCCCCGACCCGAACGCGAGCGTGAGCCACGGAACGGGCAGGAGGACGAGGCCGCGCCCGGCGCAGGCACCGGCGAGGACGCAGGCACGGACGGCAACGCAGGCACCGGCGAGGACGCAGGCGCCACGACCGTGTCCGAGCCGAAAGGGAAGCCCGAGGCCGAGAAGCCGGAGACCGAGTCCGCGCGGGAGTCGGCGCGGGAGGCCGAGCCCGCCGCCGAGCCCGAGCCCCCCGCGTATGCCGATCGCTGCTACCGCTCGCCCGGCGCGATCGCCGGCGGGGTCCTGCTGCTCCTCCTCGCCGTGTGGCTCGGCACCGACGCCCTGCTCAACGGCGACAACCACACCCGTCTGACCGCTCTCTTCGGCCTCGTGTTCGCGGTCCCGCTCGTGGTGGCGTTCACGCTCCGCCCGGCCGTCTACGCGGGACCGCACCGGATGCGCGTACGCAATCCCTTCCGCACGATCACCGTCCCCTGGGGCAAGGTCGAGGCCCTGCGCGCCGGTTATTCCAGCGAAGTCTTCGCCGACGGCGCCAAGTATCAGCTCTGGTCGATCCCGGTCTCGCTGCGCGCCCGCAAGCGCGCGTCCCGCCGCACCGAACGCGCGGAGCGGGCCGCCGCCCGTGGTGTCGCCGTGACCGCCCCTGCCCGGCCCACGGGTCTCTTCGGGCTCGGCGGCGTGCCCGGCGGGGACGACGTGGGCGAGCAGCGTGCGCCCTCGGACCGTGCCATCGACGAACTGCGCACCCTCGCCGCGGACCACGGCGAGAACCCCGCCGCGCAGGGCGATGTCACCGTCCGCTGGGCTTACGAGATCGCGGCACCGGCCCTCGCGGGCGCCGTTGCGCTCGCGGTGCTGCTGGCCGTTTTCTGAGCACGCGCAATTCCGCGCCGAACACCGGGAATCGCGCCGTCTGTTGAGGGCGGGCGCTTTCGGCGCGGTGCCAGCGGCGCGTTCCCGTTCACGCCGTTCTCGCCCCTGTCCGTTAGCCCTCCGTCATCCCTCTGCCATCCCTTTCGTCAGCCGTCGCAAGGCCCGTAGGAGTACGGAACACCGGCCTCGTAGTGCGGCGACCCACGGCGCGCACCAGCACTCCGGCACCGCATCACAGCAGCTCACGGACGATCCCGCGAGACGCCCGCACGGCAGTCCCGCCGTTCGCTCGCGCGAGTGAATTCCCAATCGCGGGGCCCGGGTTGCCGAATCGGTTTCTCTCATCGGCGGCATAGCCCGCCACTTGATTCGGGCCGCGAATGCATATCGTCAGTCGAATCGAGTTCTCTTGTTCCGCTGCCGCTCGGCCGTGAATCTGAGCGCAAGCCCTTCGGGGGCTTTCGGCCAAGTCGGCCGGCAGCGAGAAAGCGAGAGACAGAAGTGAAGATCAAGAGAACTCTGGCAGTGCTGGGGGCGAGTGCCACGCTGGCGCTCGGGTTCGGCGGAGTGATGGCGCCTTCTGCCCAAGCACACACCACGGACCGCGGCTACGCGACCTACACGCAGACCGATCTGCGGACCGGTGCCGTACGCGGCGGGGCCGCTTTCGAGTCACCGGGCGGCACCGCCGTCCACCCGCCGGTCGCCGGAGCGGCCCTGCGCTGCTGGGACCCGTATCTCTCCGGCCGTACGTTCGCCGTCTCGTGCTCGGGGACGTACTGGCGCGTCTTCGCGGACTGCTCCAACAACCGCCGCTACATCACACCGGCGTTGAGCGGTGCGAAGCGGGTGGCCGTGTACTGCCCGGCCGGTACGCGAGCGGTGCGCGGCGGTGCATTCGGGCGCTGAGCCCGGGTCTGAGCCGTAGCCCCCGGCCCGTCGGAGACCTCGTACGAGGTCCCCGGCGGGCCTTCCTCGTCTCCTGTCCCGGGGCAGATCCCGCTCCGGCTTCGATTCCTGCCCCGGGCGGCGAGCGGCGGTCATGCGTACGAGGCCGTCAAGTCCCTGTCGAACAGCCACGGTTGCGGCATCAGAGAACGGAAAGGCATCGCGTGGGACGGCCGGCCCCGTGGCGACGCCGGAGACCGACCGGCCGCGCCGTCCGCGACAAGGGAGGGCACATGAGTGGAAGCGAGCGGAGAAGCGGTGGCGGGCCCATGGAGTGGAGCGGCAGCGTCGCAGCGCCGTGGATGCTGGTCAGCGGCGGGCTGCTGGCCGTGGCCTTCCTCGTACTGGCGTCCCTCTTCAGCGACCGCGTGCTCGTCTTCCTCGGCGCCCTCGCGGGCGCGGTCGCGCTGCTGGCCGTGGGCTCGGTGCGGGTGTCGGTGACCGGGCAGGACGTCACCGTCCGCTCGGTTGTCGTACCGCCGCTGCGGCGCCGCATACCGCTCAGCAAGGTCACGGAAGCCTTCGCCAGGAGCGCGCGGCCCATGGAGCTGGGCGGCTGGGGCTACCGCTGGCTGCCGAAGCGCAGCGCCGTCTCGCTTCGCGCGGGGGACGCGCTGTGGCTGCGGCTCGTGGGCGGCAGGGAGTTCGTCATCACCGTCGACGACGCCGAGCGCGCGGCCCGCGCCGTCAACGGCAATCTCTCCGCCCGGCCGCCGGGCGCCTGACCGCCGACGGAACAACCGCGGGGCGTACGGAGCGCACCGACAGCGACCAGCGAGGGTCCCCGCCCCCCTCAGAGCACGGTCAGAGCCCCGCCGCTGCGCCCAAGTCCGCTTTCAGCGCGGCCAGTAGCGACTCCGCGTCGGCACGCGCCTTCGCCAGCGCCGCCTGGTCCCGTACCGGGACGACGACCTCCAGATAGCACTTGAGCTTCGGTTCCGTACCGCTGGGACGTACCACCACGCGGGCTTTCTCCACGCCCGCCCGAGGGTCGCCGGCCAACTGGTAGCGCAGGCCGTCCGTCGGCGGAAGCCGGTCGGAGCCCTCGCTGAGGTCCTCGGCGGAGACGACGGCCAGACCCGCCAGCGAGACCGGCGGCGCCGACCGCAGCCGCTCCATCGCGGAGGCGATGCGGCCCAGATCGGCGACGCGCACCGAGAGCTGGTCGGTGGCGTGCAGCCCGTGCTCGACGGCCAGGTCGTCCAGCAGATCCGTCAACGAGCGGTCGGCCTGCTTGAGTTCGGCGGCCAGTTCGGCCACGAGCAGCGCCGCCGTGACGCCGTCCTTGTCGCATACGCCCTCGGGGTCGACGCAGTAACCCAGCGCCTCCTCGTACGCGTAGCGCAGTCCCTCGACGCGGCCGAGCCACTTGAAGCCGGTCAGCGTCTCCTCGTACGGCAGGTCGGCGGCGTGCGCGATCCGCGAGAGCAGCGACGAGGAGACGATCGTCGTGGCGAACGTGCCGTGAGCACGCTTGTGCACGAGATGCGTGGCCAGCAGCGCGCCCACGTCGTCGCCCCGCAGCATGCGCCAGCCGCCGTCGGCTGCCGGGTCGGGCACGGCGACGGCGCAGCGGTCGGCGTCCGGGTCGTTGGCGATGACGAGGTCCACCGGGCCGGTGGACGCGGACGTCTCGCACGCCGTGTCGAAGGCGAGGTCCATGGCGCCGGGCTCCTCCGGGTTGGGGAAGGAGACCGTCGGGAAGTCCGGGTCGGGCACGGCCTGGCGGCGCACCGCGACCGGCTCGGGGAAGCCCGCGCGGCGGAAGGCGGCGAGCACGGTGTCCGAGCCCACGCCGTGCAGAGCGGTGTGCACGATCCGCAGGTCCCGGGGCGTGCCCTCGGTCAGCACCGCGCCCGTACGGGCCAGATAGCTCTCGACGATGTCCTCGCCGAGCACCTCCCAGCCGGACTCGGGGAGCGGCACGCCCGCGAGGGGGCCGACCGCGTCGATTCGTGCGGCGATGGCCGCGTCGACGGGCGGGACGATCTGCGAGCCCGCACCGCCGAGATAGACCTTGTAGCCGTTGTCGCGCGGCGGGTTGTGGCTGGCGGTGACCATGACGCCGGCGGCGGCCCTCAAGTGCCGTACGGCGTAGGCGAGTACGGGCGTGGGCAGCGGACGCGGCAGCAGCACGGCACGCAGTCCGGCGCCGGTCATCACGGAAGCGGTGTCGCGGGCGAAGTCGTGGCTCTTGTGGCGGGCGTCGTAGCCGATGACGACGAGCCCGGGGCGCTCCCCGGCTCCTTCTTCGGTCCCGTCCCCGGCCTCGTGGGCGCCCGGCCGACGTTCGTCTGCGGACCCGGGCCGCCCCCGCCGCTGTGCCCGCTGCTGTGCTCGCTCCTGTGCCTCGTCGTGCAGGTACGCGGCAAGCCCGGCCGCCGCACGGATCACGACGGAACGGTTCATCCGCATCGGCCCGGCGCCCAGTTCACCGCGGAGCCCTGCCGTACCGAACTGGAGGGTCCCCGCGAAGCGCGCCGCCAGCTCCGCCCGGTCCTCGACCTCGATGAGCTTCGCCAGCTCCTCACGGGTCTCCGGGTCCGGGTCCTCTGCGTGCCAGTCCCGGGCGCGGGCGAGAAGTTCCGTCACATCGTCCTGCACAGCTCTGCCTCTCTCTTCCGTACCGCGGTACGACGGCCCCGCCGTGGCGCGGAGCCGGTGCCCGCCGGCGGTCACCGGTACGCGGGGTGCCGGTGTGCCCGAGCCCCAGGCGCCGGACCGGTCACATCCGGTTCAGCACCCGCGCCAGCAGCGACCCCATGCGGGCGGCCGATTCACGGCCCGCCTGAAGCACTTCCTCATGGTTGAGAGGTTCACCCGTCATGCCCGCGGCGAGATTCGTCACGAGAGAGATGCCCAGCACCTCGGCCCCCGCCTCGCGTGCCGCGATCGCCTCCAGCACGGTGGACATCCCCACCAGGTCCCCGCCGATCGCACGGACCATGTTGATCTCGGCGGGCGTCTCGTAGTGGGGCCCGGGGAACTGGACGTAGACGCCCTCTTCGAGTGACGGCTCGACCTCCTGGCAGAGGGCGCGCAGCCGGGACGAGTACAGGTCGGTGAGGTCGACGAAGTTGGCGCCGACGATGGGGGAGGTGGCTGTGAGGTTGATGTGATCCTTGATCAGCACGGGCTGCCCGGGGACCATGTCGCCGCGCAGACCGCCGCAGCCGTTGGTGAGCACGACGGTCTTGCAGCCCGCGGCCACGGCCGTACGGACCCCGTGCGTGACGGCGGCGACACCGCGGCCCTCGTAGTAGTGGGTCCGGCCGAGGAAGACCAGCACCCGCTTGTCGCCCAGCTCATGGGAGCGCACGGTGCCCGCGTGGCCCTCCACGGCAGGCGGGGGGAAGCCAGGCAGCTCCGTCACCGGGAACTCGGACTCGGGCGCCCCGAGCGCGTCCGCGGCGGGCACCCATCCGGAGCCCATCACGAGGACGACGTCGTGGCTGTCCGCACCGGTCAGCTCCCGCAGCCGGACGGCTGCGGAATCGGCGGAACGGTACGGATCGTCGGCGGTGTTCGATACGGATTCGTTCACGCGATGAGCGTAGCGGTTTCGAGCCTACGCGCGTAGAGGACTCCGTAGGTACGTGTGCTCGCGTGGCGCATTCACGGCGGCGAAGCGGGACCCGGGTGCACGCCCGCGCGGGGACGGTCCGAGGAGTCGCGGCGGGCGCCGGAAACGCCTTGACGTGCTGCTACGTGCGTCGGTGCGGGGCGCGGCCGGGCCGGTGGCGAGCGCGGGGGCGTGTCCCGGTGGGCCGGAGCCCCTTCGCGGTCCCCTCGGCAAGGTCGTGAGCGAGGCCGAAACGCACACTGCCGGAATTCCTCGGTCCCTCGCCGGAGTACGAGAAACGCGTCGGCCTCCGCGTGCGGCCCGGCCGCTCCGGCCCCTTCTCTCGCCGTACGGTGCCGCGACGACGGTGACCTTCCTGACGGGCCGTCGGGCCGCCGGGTCGTCAGGTCGTCGGTCGTCAAGCCGTCAAGCCGCCGGGCGGTCGTGCTGCCGGGCCGTCAGGCCGCGGGCGGCTCCGGTCCGAGCGGGCGCACGGACGCGTGCGGCTCAGCAGGGCCGCTTGCGGATCTCCATCACGTAGTCGTGGGGTGCGCCCGCGGATTCGGCCGC from Streptomyces marispadix includes:
- the deoC gene encoding deoxyribose-phosphate aldolase, which encodes MSSASTASTATAPPGSAPQAPASSASASALADVTASDAALRRYLHGLPGVDAVGLEARAATLATRSIKTTAKAYAIDLAISMIDLTTLEGADTPGKVRSLCAKGANPDPSDRSTPQVAAICVYSDMAAVARQALASGGGEDIKVASVATAFPSGRAALSVKLADTREAVAAGADEIDMVIDRGAFLAGDYGKVFEEIQAVKDACKRPGGGSAHLKVIFENGELSTYDNIRRVSWLAMLAGADFIKTSTGKVAVNATLPNTLLMLEAVRDFRAATGTQIGVKPAGGIRSSKDAIRYLVVVNETAGPDWLSPDWFRFGASSLLNDLLMQRQKLKTGRYSGPDYVTVD
- a CDS encoding PH domain-containing protein is translated as MSSEPRPEREREPRNGQEDEAAPGAGTGEDAGTDGNAGTGEDAGATTVSEPKGKPEAEKPETESARESAREAEPAAEPEPPAYADRCYRSPGAIAGGVLLLLLAVWLGTDALLNGDNHTRLTALFGLVFAVPLVVAFTLRPAVYAGPHRMRVRNPFRTITVPWGKVEALRAGYSSEVFADGAKYQLWSIPVSLRARKRASRRTERAERAAARGVAVTAPARPTGLFGLGGVPGGDDVGEQRAPSDRAIDELRTLAADHGENPAAQGDVTVRWAYEIAAPALAGAVALAVLLAVF
- a CDS encoding phospho-sugar mutase, whose product is MQDDVTELLARARDWHAEDPDPETREELAKLIEVEDRAELAARFAGTLQFGTAGLRGELGAGPMRMNRSVVIRAAAGLAAYLHDEAQERAQQRAQRRGRPGSADERRPGAHEAGDGTEEGAGERPGLVVIGYDARHKSHDFARDTASVMTGAGLRAVLLPRPLPTPVLAYAVRHLRAAAGVMVTASHNPPRDNGYKVYLGGAGSQIVPPVDAAIAARIDAVGPLAGVPLPESGWEVLGEDIVESYLARTGAVLTEGTPRDLRIVHTALHGVGSDTVLAAFRRAGFPEPVAVRRQAVPDPDFPTVSFPNPEEPGAMDLAFDTACETSASTGPVDLVIANDPDADRCAVAVPDPAADGGWRMLRGDDVGALLATHLVHKRAHGTFATTIVSSSLLSRIAHAADLPYEETLTGFKWLGRVEGLRYAYEEALGYCVDPEGVCDKDGVTAALLVAELAAELKQADRSLTDLLDDLAVEHGLHATDQLSVRVADLGRIASAMERLRSAPPVSLAGLAVVSAEDLSEGSDRLPPTDGLRYQLAGDPRAGVEKARVVVRPSGTEPKLKCYLEVVVPVRDQAALAKARADAESLLAALKADLGAAAGL
- a CDS encoding purine-nucleoside phosphorylase translates to MNESVSNTADDPYRSADSAAVRLRELTGADSHDVVLVMGSGWVPAADALGAPESEFPVTELPGFPPPAVEGHAGTVRSHELGDKRVLVFLGRTHYYEGRGVAAVTHGVRTAVAAGCKTVVLTNGCGGLRGDMVPGQPVLIKDHINLTATSPIVGANFVDLTDLYSSRLRALCQEVEPSLEEGVYVQFPGPHYETPAEINMVRAIGGDLVGMSTVLEAIAAREAGAEVLGISLVTNLAAGMTGEPLNHEEVLQAGRESAARMGSLLARVLNRM